From the genome of Tenrec ecaudatus isolate mTenEca1 chromosome 1, mTenEca1.hap1, whole genome shotgun sequence:
TTTGCCAGCAGAACCAGAGCTGGCCCCCACTTCAGTCTTAATGCCAACTCCTCCCCAGAACCCATTATGGAGTCCAGAGGAGCAATTGGCGACAACATATCTATTTTGGCTCATTCCCAAGAAAACAGACAGAGAGGTAAGCTAGCTAGCTAATGGCAGTAATAGACACCAGAGAGCAAAGAAGCGGGTGATCGGAGCAATGAGTAGACGGGAGGTTTCAGCAAGAACTGAATCCCAGCACTGAGGCTCAACCAGAGCAGGAGGGATTACAGGCAATGGTGACTATGCTGACATTGGTTCACAGTTCAGTAAGCCTCCACCTTTGGGCTGTTTTAAAATCTTGAAGTTTTGCACAACTGCTGTTTCCTTCATCCTAGACCCATACTCTTTGCCCAGATGCCCCAAGGATAGGACAAAGTACGATTTCCAGGCAAAACAGGGGCATCAGAAACAGGAATACTGTGAGAGTGGGATATTTGATAAACCCTaaatatggagccctggtggtatagtggttatgagttggtctgcgatctgcatggttggcagttcaaaaccaccagcagctcctctggagaaagactgggctttctactcctgtaaaaaattagtctcgaaaacccacagcgggttgcaatgagtcagcactgactggatggcaaccAGGTGTTTTTTTAGACTTTTAAATCTGAGCCATATGCTGTCTTCAAGGAAGCTTTACAAATTCCCTCCAGAGGGAAAGCCATCCCTCCACCAGTGTGAGGACTACACAGCCTCCTGTGAGAGTTTATatggttgtatgagctcccataggagctctggtggtgctatgGTTACAGCatttggctgctcaccaaaaggttggtggttggaatccaccagaCACTGTAGGATGCCCTttgaaccctatggggcagttctccgctCCCACAGGATCATGACCAGTCTGAAATTACTCATCAGCAGTGATGTGGGTTTGGTTGGCAAAGGTCCCAAAGAGGGAGATGCTACACAGGTTCATGTACCTTAGATTTTTTTGAAGGGTACCAGGGGCAGGGGAAATAAGAACAGGTGTGTGGCTGCCTCCAGAAGCCGCCGCGTCTGcgcgggcctttctactcccatcattaCAGGCTGGgagaccccaggggcagttctggcctGTCCTTTAGGGCTGCTACGAGTGGGCGTCGCCTCAATGACACTGAGCTTGGTTTTCGGTTTTGGCTCAAGAACACAAAATATAGGAGCGATCCCACACAGCAGGACATTTCCACTCTCAAAAGACAAGGAATTCGTTTCAAATAGTTATGGCGGGGATGAATGATCAGCCTAGAACCACAATGAAACTAGAGTTGGCGCCACTCATGGTGAGGGAGTCTTTTGGTGGAGTCAAGGGGAGGTCTCCAACAAGGCCCTCGGGGTCAGCGCAGCACTCTGAACCCTATGCAGTAGAGCCAGTTGTGCCATTCCCAGTGGCAGAGACCCAAGTGACAATGACCCTTAGGCAGGCTAACCGAGGAGGAAGAGGGCAGCTCTACGTGGGAGGGAACATTTGCCCCGACTCAGCGGCCCCTCTGCACTGTGTCCTGTGCTGGTCGGTGATCTCTGTGGATACCATTCCTCTTCTTGATGCAACAGAACAGACTTGACATCTGGAGCCACTGGTCCAGTCCTTTGCTGCCACAGTCTGGTGGAATTCTGCTAGCCAAGTACTTCCATGGGGTGGGGAAAAGGCAGCTGGAAGCTATGAGCAGAGGGGGAGACTTCAGACTTCCAGATCAAAGCTAATTCAAGCCAAACAAACTTTATAGAGAGGACAAATTAGGTACCTTGCAGCGCCCTTGAAATTGTCTCTGATCATTAATAGCTCTCGTAAATAGCTGTCACACAGCCCTGAGTCAGTGCCCATCAATTTAAATAACCTTATTCAGGGGAATCAGTTGGCCTCCTTCAGCGGCCTCAACCCCAGTCCTTGTCTACAGAAGGAGATTGCAGGCAAGGCTGAAtttcaaactctctctctcttactctgtATAAAAGCCGGCAGAGGTCTAGTGGGCTGCCTCCTGGTTCTTGTGCAACAGGCTTAGTGCAGTAAAGTCATCCTGGGTCAAGTCCAGGAAATCAATGCTGAGAGCAATTAGATCCTGATAAGAATCTGGTCTACCACTGTCCCCCCCAACGTCACCCCACCCCGGCCTCCTCCAAAAGAACTTAGCCAAGGCATCTACTGGAAAAATGGCCCTTCCTCCTCCAGCCCTGGCTGGCAGAGCCATTTCCTGAGCCCTCCTCCACCGGATGGCCCTTCCACATCTTTCTTCGTGTACATGGGGTGAGTGGGGGCTGGTCACAGTAAAGGACAGGGGACTCTGTGACCACATCTCAGGCAAGAGCTGAATTGGCTTCTCTGAGGATGGAGCGCAGAGCAGACCCGAGCTTCAGCAGAGCTCTAGGTGATCAGCCGGTCCCAGGTCACAATTCTCTTCACGGGCAAGGGCGACTGGCCAGGAGGGGCCTGCAGGGAACATCTGAAGGAGAGGCTGCCACAGCTCCGGCGGCATAAAGGACGGACCGGCTCTCCAATACAAATGCGAGGCTGCAGGAAGAATCACTTAATACGGCCCTTCTAGCCAGTCTTTGGACTCCTACACGCTAACTGGGCGAGACTGTGCACATGAGTATATGGAACCGGATGACGGTTGGGACCATCTTGACAAGGCCAGATTGTCAGCACTGAGGTAGTCCTCCATTTTGTTATCTAATTATCCTCCATCTTGTGTGCTAGAAATCCTAACCCTTATGTGTTAATGGGGCAAGATTAAGTCATGCCAATAAGGACTAATTGAAGTTTGAGGAGCTGTGGTGCTGGAGCGCTtacactctgggctgctaactctaaggtcagcagtttgtaaccaccagccactctgagggagggagcagggctCTTAACCCTGTAAAAGagtcggtctcagaaacccacaggggcagttctaccctgtcctatagaggctTTTTTAAAAGTTTGCTATGTTAATAGACAGGATTAGGGTAGGTCACATTCAGGTCAGCACCCTTAGCTACATCATACCTTTCACAAAAGCACCAAAGGGACAGATGTGAGCAGACAGCCGGGAACTGACTTCCACCAAGAAGAGAGGCCCCAATACCACCCTTGGGACTCAAGGTCCCTGTGCTGGGAACCTCCCAGACTCAGGAAACAGAGTTGAAACACGGGAGGTGTGAAGCAggagcagagaaacagcagcagcagaactaggAGATGGTGCCGTTTCTCAGCCTAGAGAGTAAGAGAACTAAGtgcctttgggccaaggcttactGGTGAAGTGGATGACTGTGGACTTCCTCTGGAGCTGAAGAATTCCGTGACACTTGTCTGAGAAGGGCCATACATATCCTGGATTGCAGCCAGTTACCTCtcttctacataaaacctctgatcATGAGTATTCTTTCTGAGTGGTGTGCCCACTGCAACTAATTGAGTGTGCTGTGGAAGGGACGGCCAGGGCAAAATTGGCAAGAAGGTGGGAGAGAAGTGAGCTGACGTCCTCTTCTGGGAATCGAGCTTGGGCTGTTGGTGGTGGGGACCCATCCCTTGTGGAGTTAGAGGAGGAAGTTTCACATTGCCGTCATGCCAGGTTTACAGGGTTCAAGATCTGGTGTCCATCAGATCCGTGCGAGCCCTGGATTAGACTGAGAGGGCCACTGGGACAAAGGGCTGCAGAAACTATCATTTATTGCATACTCATTAGGTCACGGACTGTACTAGGTGTTTCACATTCACATTCTCACTTTAATCCTCACCATGATCCTGTGGTAGGTgttaccacccccaccacccacatCCCCGTTACAGGTTCAGAAAAACCAGGTGACCTGCCCAAGGACACACAGCTAGCCAGTGGAGTAGAGGTTTGTCTGTTGCTGCAAGTCCATGTtctctttattgtattcatgtacATCGATCGGCTCTGCCAGGAGCACCTGGCAAGGAAGGGTTCTGGCCACACTCACCGCTGGTAGGGATGCATTGACGCGGACTTGATGTTAGTTTTTATCCCACTTGGCATTTTCCCTAAAAGGAACAAGAAGACACCTGAAGCAAGGTGGACTGTCATGATGAATCAGTAACATGGTCTCTCAGCTTCTCTTCCACCGACTCCACTACCTTTTTAGAACACGTGACCTGCATGGCATGTATTTCAGTGGATAGCAGcacacaccccctccccgcccccaccccccagaccaCTCCCTCCCCATGTCTGGGAAGGTGAGGATGAGGGAAACAGGAGGCGGCGGCGCACCCTCCAGCAGATACTCCTGCTGGTGTGCTCCTAGAAAGGAGAGCTCCACTGCGCGACCCTCTCTACCATTTACCATCGCAGGCAAGCGCATCATACTGTCTTCCATTTTCGCTGTCTCTTTTCGTAGACTGGAAGGCTGGCTAATTGCACCCACACAGCTGCAGGGTGCTCACATAACTGCGAACCCTGAGAAGCAGGAGCTCAAAAGTGAGTAATGATCTCCCTTTGGGCTCCACTTatatttgctctagtttttaacatttcctgatttctttttgatcaaagcttttctgttttgttgctgatgttggtttttgttttgctttgtttggggtcatgtgtttctgtatatgaaatccgggaTAGGTAAATACAGAGAGACGGTAACTGGGTTAATGGCTTCTTGGAGGTAtgtcaggggaggttgggaggaaatggggcgcTAATAATGAGcacaataaataagaaaatgttctaaagttgattgtggtgattgtacaactctttttaagatGACTGAACTAtcgaattgtatatgtgaattatatgccaataaaaactgtTCCAAGAGAGTCAGCGTGCAGAGCAAGAATACATGTAGGATAAGGAAACGGTGTGTCGATTCCTGCCACACCGGCCAGGCAGCCCTAGATCTGACTACTGGTTTCTGTGTCTCGGAAAAGCCACTGCAACATGCCTTACATCCAAAGTGAATGAGACAGAGGTATCTGAGACAGAAGTCTAAAGTGGAAGTGGAAGGGCAAGATCAGTCCCTGCTACTCAACGTTTGCCCTCACTCTCTGGTGCCTGTTGCAGTCTCAAAATAGGATTCTTACTCCCGACAACTGTTTTCCACGTCGTGATTCAAAGGCAAAAGCGGGAAAGCTCCAAGTCTGCAgatacttgaggccttggtaagcCATTTCATTCCAGTTTCCCTACTCCAGGGTAGCTCCATTTCGATCCTCACACCTTACCTGGTTGGCCTGCTTGGCCCATTTGCACCCCACTGAGCATGGACTGCTGCTGGCCTGGAGCTCCTGTCATCTGCACCTGCTGTAATCCCGAGGCTCCCGCCAGGATTGCCCCAGCTCCTGGTTGGCCTGGCTGGCCTGGACCACTGCTGCCCGAGGGTCTCCAATTCGACAGTCCTTTCCCAAAAGCAACAGCAGCCACCAAGGCATTGGTGTCTGTCGGATTAAAGGTCTGCTTGTTCTGCCGCAGACCTAAAGAAAGCGGTAAATGAGGACCGTGACGTCACCTTTTGTCCTTGGACTGAATCTAGCAGCTGGGAGATCGCTGTGAGAGCCACGTGTTGGCTCTAGATGGTTAAGCAGCATCTAGATTCCCTGGCCACCACTGCAAGCCCACCTCACTGTCACCCTTCTCATTTTGCCCATTCCCACTTGTTAAATAGAAAAGGCTAACAAATTGGATGCAATTCCTTTCCCACACAGCTCAGTCCCCTGCTAGCAAGACCAGCATTTCTGTGTCGGCGATCTTattcctctctccttctctcatTTGACCACTGACCCTACATACCGCCACTCTCCGATTCTCGCTCCTCTTTGCTGATTTTCTCCAGAAGATTTGAACACATTTTATTCAAGCTCTGGATCTGCTTCTGTAACACATGAACCGATGCAGCAATCAGCGCAAGGAAGAAACCATTAGCGGGAGGTTTCTTGTGTTATTTCAGAGTCTATATCTGAcagttgttaggtactgtcaagtCATCCCCTGACTGGAGGTATCACCATGCACAATGACATAAAGCCATTGTGATCCAATGTGTTTCCCTGGCTGATCTTGGGGAGTAGATTatgaggcctttcttcctaccccatttaagtttggaagctctgctgaaacctgtacgACATCGTAGCAACCCACAGCCCTCAGAcagacttaggggttactaattgcCCATCCAGGCTAGACAGGAATGGTACTGTCAAGCTTTTCATGAAGGGACTCAGGGGCAGAGGGGTACCAAGGCAGTGACTCCATCCAACCTGAGCTGCATCGGCACCAATTCGGGCAGCATCCGTCGTCAATTGCTTCTCCTGTTCTTCAACTTCAGGGTCAGGCTTGGTTCTCAGATGGTCAGGGACTACCTCATGGCTGAAAACAGGTACCCGCCCTTCAGTCTGCCGCTGCAACACAAAGATTACCCTACTGAGGACACCAAGAGGATTCAATTGGGTCCCATAAGCAGTCCCTTCTCCAGGTCAAAATGCATTTTCAGGGAAAACATAACCTGAAACACACTCGCTTCCTAGGGCACTGACCCTTTATTTCCATCCCCTCACACCCTACCTCTACCAAACTCTGGGACAAACTAAGCTCCCCActataccccacccccactacattTTAATCAAAGGCTAAAATATGCAGTCACAAAAGAACCGACTTTTGGCTGAGATGAGATGCGTGTTGGATGAAAAAGGTCTTTGCCTTGGGGACATGACCCTCAGCTCATTACAGTAGTatttgggaggggagggggctcccCCAACCTCAGAAAAACATGCAAACAAGGCTTTCAAACTAATCTATAGTCAGAACTTGGAAAATAATTAGCAAACAAGCAAGCCTGCTCTAGACCAGGGCTTCTAAAAGTTTCCCACTAGCGGTCCTCTCGGCACGAGGACCGTGCGACACGAGCGAGCACTACCAGAAGTGTCTTCATTCTGTGCCTCGTCGTGAGTTAAATCTGGGTCCTTGTGAGTCCTGAGACCTTGTACTGCTGTCAGGTTTCTGCTGCACCCCCACCACAGTCAGGCTCACAGTTTAAGAAGCCCGGCTCCAGACCAtaggttctcaaacttatttggcctagcgccctctttacagaaaaaaattactcagcacgacccctggcaattaaaagctTGTATACTATAGCCATCATGCAGCATAAAGTGTAGctttctgcttttgcagcccccatggatcACTCAGGTACACCCTAGGGAGCGGCAGCACCCACTGTGGGCAACCCTCCTCCGGTCCCTGAACCATGTGCTGCAAGCACGCTGTGCCCTCCTTCTCTTACCATGAGATCCTCATCGCGgtctggggacaacactagaggaatgatgacctGGTTACGGAACAGTGGCGTCTTTTCATTCTTCAAAACCTTGTTCAGAGTGTTCAACTGTCCAGAGAGCAGGGCGAAGCTGTCCAGGACGGAGGGCCTGGGGATGGGCACAAAGAGTCAGATCACCACCCTTTCCCTGGGGTGGTGACCAATAGCGCAGCCTCAAAGGGGCCCTTCCAACGAGGAATATCCAAACTcactctctagagcagtggtcctcaactttcctaatgccgcaaccctctaacacagttcctcatgttgtggagtcCCCGCCCcaccaaccacaacattattttcgtggctacttcctaactgcacttttgctactcttatgaatcaggtgaccactgcaaaagggtcattcgacccccaaaggggtcgtgacccataggttgtGAACGCTGCACTAGCAAGCTTCCTAGCCCTAAGATTAATCAGAGCGGCTACGGGAAACTGAGGGGTTAGGCGAGAGGGACACATTTTCAGTATATGACACAGACGGAAGAAAAGGACTGGGCTTTTTGAATGAAGAGTGGGGCAGGGGCAAAATAGAGGCCAGAGCTTCTAtggttaaaaaaatcagaaactgGGTATGTCTCTTCCCCAGTCTGAAACAGGATCTACACTTCTAGTCGGCTAAGCCTAAAAGACTCAGTCACATTTGTGGCAACAGATCCAGCATGAATAGAGGTGAAGGGATAGGCTGAAAGAGGGCTTCCTCATCAAAAAAACGAGTGTGTGAgagggagcgggagcgggagcgggagcgggagcgggagagagcgagagcgagagcgagagcgagagcgagagcgagagagagagagagagagagagagagagagataaaaccagcctGAACTGAGAAACTCATTTCTCTAATTTTCCATGGAGGCTCAAAACTAAATTCTACTTGGAAAATGGTTAGGAAACCCAGCTCTTTCCAAATCAAAAGACATTTGCAAACTGATAAGTGGTTACAGCACTGGAGATGTTCTACTTACCAGGAGGCCTGAAACacacccccccccatccccatttcccccacccaAGCACCTTCCCCAGCATGCCCCGGCGCCCTTACCAGGTCAGCCGGTCATACTCGTTCTCCAACTTGTAAATGAAACTCCCCAGTGAGTTCTTCAGATCAGCCACTTGACTCAGCAGTGCATCTAACGATGCCTCAAGCTgcttctcctccctctgcagcaacAGCAATAGGAATAGGTTGGTCAGCCAGATGGAGTGAACATGGCACACGGAGGAAGACTGAGAAGCCAGGGAGGTGGTGTACAATACCAGTCAGGTAACATAGGATCTCCCTGGCATGAGAGCGGCAGGCTTGCTACTTAGCTACAGATAGCATCAACCCTTAGACTTTTCAACTTGTTCACTGGGTCTCAATTCCAACTGATCCCTTCCTCTCATCACCTCCCAATCCAGGGCTAGTTGCTCTCTGTATTGTTGTTGCCGGAAGGCCCCAAAGGCAATTTGCCTCATAGCAACAACCtgagacagagaagaacttcccaTAGGATTTTCCTGGTTAATGTAACGCAGCATGATTGTTCTCTCCTGTAtaaaccactgacttttcagtgagcagctgagcgCCTAACTGTTGTGCTTTCACGGTTCCTTTCCTTGGGTTCCCCAGACCAAGCCCGCTGCCTTGGCGTTGACCCTGACTCACAGAAGTGCTCCCCAGGCTTGCCAAGGCTGTGACACTCAAGGCCACAGTTTCCTCTCGGAGCAGCCAGGACATTTGCCTCACCAACCTTTCCCTTggcagccaagcatttaaccactgtgctagtgTTGGGTGCACCCAGCTCCCTCACTGAGAAACAGTCACCTTCCCTAACGCCTGAGCTCctgcaccttttttttttttaatgcatctcTGCAGCACACGTACCCTGACATCCTCTGTCCTGGAACCTGCCGGGTGAACTTGGCTATGGCTGCCAGCGGTACAATCGCTGGGAAAGCTGCCTATAGGAGAAGCCGTTTCCGGGTCCCATTCCTGCCCCTTTTTGCTTCCCTGAACTCTTCATTTGCACTCAGCGTGTGATGGTCTTCGAGCACCTCTCCTTGCTGCGTGAATGTGCCCTTGTTTTAGGTCTGTTCCAACAACCATGTGCCTCTTCCACAAGCTCATGGATCTACATACATTCACAGAAAAACCAAGAGGTGGAAGAacccaaagggggtggggggagtacatGCTTGTAAGCCAGTAGGCAAAAAGTTTCCTGCTTGAGGGTCTGCAAAGCTTTTCCTTTCCACTTATGGTAGTGGATTAAGcgtctggctgctaaccaaaaagtcggtagttcgaacccaccaatcaCTCCACAGGAGATAGATGAGAAAGCTCCTGTAAACacttccagccttggaaatctaAAGCGGTCAGTGCCCTTTAGGGCcgttgaatcagaatcgactcgatagtGGTGAGTTATTTGAGAGTTTGACTcccattctccccccccccacctttagcAGCCACAGAAGGGAAGGATGATACAAGGGAGTCTTGCAAACTCGCTAAGGTGCCTGACAGACGCTTTGAATCCTGGGTTCCACACGCAGCCTCAGGTTGGAAATCGTTGAGCTCTTAGCCTCTTCTCCACCCCTCGGGCTTCTCTCTCGACTCCGATTCCGTTCTCTCAACATCCAACAGCCTCCGGGACGGCTGAGCGAACCAACTCCTTTCTACAGAGCGCGGCCAAGGGCAGCGTCCCTGCCTCCTCAATTGACAACCGAGTCCACCCAAGTCCGGGACCCCCCTCCCTTTCGATTGGGCCGCAGCGGCACCCCTCCCCACCAGCCGCGGGCGGGCTCTGCCCACGGTCCTGGCCCTCCCTCCTCACTGTCCCCTCAGCTTGTCCACTTTCGGCGTCGTCAGCCGAGGCCCGCCGGCAGCCCACGGGCCCAAGCGGGGCCTCACCTGCATGGCTCGGACCGTGGCGGCGGTCCCGACTCCAACTTCCGGTTTCCAATGCCGCCGGCGGGGCGGGACTGCTTCCGCCCACCAATCCACAAGCTCGTCCTGGGCCCGCCCACTCGCTTCCGCTTCCGGTCGGGCGCCGCGGTAGCTGGGTCAGAGGTTAAGGGTGCACCGGCCTGCCGGGCCTCGGCCGGCGCGCGAGGGCTGGGATGGCTGCGGAGCGGCCGGAGCCGGAGGTGAGGGGCGGCGGGGCGCAGTGTGGGCCCCGGGACCCGAGGGGTGGGGCCGGCGGGCAGGCGCGGCGGTGGCCTCCCGGGCCTGAGCGCGGCCGAGCCCTTAGCCTTGGCTGCCCCGGCCCCGAAACCGGACCTCGCCGCCGTGCCCCTGGGGCTGGGGGACAAACTTTCCCGTTTGGTTTTGATTCGTGCCCTTTCCGCCACTTCTCAGCCTCTAGTGCTTTCGGGATTCGTGGTGCTAACGAAGCCCGTGCGTTGATTTTCCGTGGGCAGCACGGCTTATTATGACGGCTTCTGCGTTTCCTCCGCTCCTCGGCTGCATCTGGTAAACTGGCCCGAGCGCGCAGGCTTCCCGGAAAGCCAGCTCTGGTGGGCGAGAAAACCCTTGGCTCGAAGGGAACTCACTTCCAATCCTGACCCTGTCGATAGAGCATCCTCGAACCAGGCGTTACTTCCCTGATCCCCCACTGTGCTTTCTGAAGGACTGGCCTGCAGAGCGCTGTGAGAACCACCTGGAGTCTACCAGAAAATGCATATGAGGGGCCCTTCCGCTCTGAGGACCACACAAGAAACTTTATTCCGGCTTCCGCAGGGAAGGTGGCAATAACCAGTCTCATCCCCGGGAAAGGAAACCGGGAAGTGAGAGCCATGTGCCCGCGGGATGCACCTTTGGAGAAGTAGCAGAGGTTTAGTAAAAGACAGCGTAAAATCTCTGCAATATGGAACACCAGTACTATACGAGCGGAGGAGCCCAGTGTTATCGAGAACTTACTGGTGGTGGGAAGAATGTAGGATGTGCTTAATGACCTAAAACGTTGTCAcataataccgggagggtggagggaatgtggggtagaaagggggaaccgattacagggatctacatatagcctcctccctgggggacggacaacagaaaagtgggtgaagggagacgtcagacagggcaagataggacaaaataataatttataaattatcaagggttcttgagggaggggaaaatgagctgataccaagggctcaagtagaaagcaaatgttttgagaataatgatggccacaaatgtgcttgacatgatggatggagggattgtgataagagttgtatgaggccccaataaaatgatttttaaaaattacagcatGCTTGGTGCAATTCCAAGCACTCTACAGAAATCAGTTAATCTTCCCAGCCCTAGGAAGTAGATACTATTATTATACGCATTTCTCAAATGGAGAGATGGAGGCAGAGATATTCAGAGTAAGAAACTCACATAGCTAGTAAGTGGTAAAGCCAGGACTTCAAGATACTCTGTTCTCAACTATTTAAGTTTTATAGCACAAATAATAAAAAGCAGTCACGGGGTAGTAGATGCGCAGTTCATGGGGACTTAATGCTTCAAGGTCAAAGAAGGTGTTATGTCCTATTTAATTGGATCATGTTCACAGGGGCGGTTGGGGGATTAGCCCACAGTccatgcagcagatctacctggATAGCAAGAGAAAGCTGTGCCTGGAAGCAATTACAGGTTGTGTTTCCTATGGATTAAAATAAGAGGGAAATTGTGAGGAAATGTATCATACTTTTTATCAATAAGTCATCCAAAGCATCACTATAATTTAGAAATATAATGCAAGTCACATCAGTAAATTTAAGTTTTCAAGTAATTAATTAAAAGTAAATACATACAATTAGTTTTAATATATCTAACCCATTGTTTCCAAAATATTTCAAcattaatgaatttttaaatgagaTCTGTaactttttttgtggggggggggtaccAAGTCTTCAAACCTAGTGTGTATTTACA
Proteins encoded in this window:
- the MED8 gene encoding mediator of RNA polymerase II transcription subunit 8 translates to MQREEKQLEASLDALLSQVADLKNSLGSFIYKLENEYDRLTWPSVLDSFALLSGQLNTLNKVLKNEKTPLFRNQVIIPLVLSPDRDEDLMRQTEGRVPVFSHEVVPDHLRTKPDPEVEEQEKQLTTDAARIGADAAQKQIQSLNKMCSNLLEKISKEERESESGGLRQNKQTFNPTDTNALVAAVAFGKGLSNWRPSGSSGPGQPGQPGAGAILAGASGLQQVQMTGAPGQQQSMLSGVQMGQAGQPGKMPSGIKTNIKSASMHPYQR